Proteins from a single region of Crassaminicella profunda:
- a CDS encoding helix-turn-helix transcriptional regulator, producing the protein MSEIFKFCDPMMILANYKNPERHKHLASHIIISLGGEMEWQIENKNIKCRGICIDSNIIHTGTIGEEGSIVFLFTEISRYAASIKKKYFNGNPHEVLNDDVVDRMIKEYVNHRNDKKILDAILLQQCGIDNSDNHRYEERVEKILCYISGLKSIEHSIIEDLSNQIYVSKSRLSHLFREQTGMTLHSYLAFEKLRKTYKYFCEGRNITEACMLAGFASSSHCASTCKRMFGISLRDVYKTIKE; encoded by the coding sequence ATGTCAGAGATTTTTAAATTTTGTGATCCTATGATGATATTAGCTAATTATAAAAATCCAGAACGGCACAAACATCTTGCTTCACACATCATTATTTCTTTAGGTGGGGAAATGGAATGGCAGATTGAGAATAAAAATATAAAGTGTCGTGGAATTTGTATTGATTCAAATATAATACATACAGGAACAATAGGTGAAGAAGGTTCAATTGTATTTTTATTTACTGAAATAAGCAGATATGCTGCATCAATAAAGAAAAAATATTTTAATGGAAATCCCCATGAGGTTTTAAATGATGATGTTGTTGATAGAATGATAAAGGAATATGTAAATCATCGGAATGATAAAAAAATACTTGATGCAATATTACTACAGCAGTGTGGAATTGATAATTCAGATAATCATAGATATGAAGAAAGAGTAGAAAAAATTTTATGTTACATTAGTGGATTAAAATCAATTGAACATTCAATTATTGAAGATTTAAGCAATCAGATATATGTATCGAAGAGTCGGTTATCACATTTATTTAGGGAACAGACAGGTATGACATTACATAGTTATCTTGCATTTGAAAAGCTCCGTAAAACTTATAAATACTTTTGTGAAGGTAGGAATATTACTGAAGCATGCATGTTAGCAGGGTTTGCTAGTTCATCTCATTGTGCATCAACTTGTAAACGAATGTTTGGCATATCTTTAAGAGATGTATATAAAACAATAAAAGAATAG
- a CDS encoding EFR1 family ferrodoxin (N-terminal region resembles flavodoxins. C-terminal ferrodoxin region binds two 4Fe-4S clusters.), with protein sequence MNKIYYFTGTGNSLQIANDLNAKLSKCAIHKIAEYSGEKINGSTLGIVFPVYNWGLPLIICDFLRKLDVSDDAYIYAIANYGGLPGKALDQCKDILKENGLKLSAGFLINMPGNYIFGYGAKSKKVQEKLFAKEAKKIIHISDCVKIKKECKIEKSHAIIDRVCCNYFYKHINEFHEADQYYTVDNNCIRCGLCAKRCPVNNITMTNGKPNWNHHCELCAACIQSCPKKAIDYKGVTGKRKQYLNPNVKL encoded by the coding sequence ATGAACAAGATATATTATTTTACGGGAACTGGTAACAGTTTGCAGATTGCCAATGATTTGAACGCAAAGCTTAGTAAATGTGCAATTCATAAGATTGCAGAATATTCCGGAGAAAAAATAAATGGAAGCACACTTGGAATTGTTTTTCCTGTGTATAATTGGGGACTACCACTAATTATCTGTGATTTTTTACGAAAACTAGATGTTTCAGATGATGCATATATTTATGCTATTGCAAATTATGGAGGACTTCCAGGTAAAGCACTTGATCAGTGTAAAGATATTTTAAAAGAGAATGGGTTGAAATTGTCAGCAGGGTTCTTAATTAATATGCCTGGCAACTATATTTTTGGTTATGGGGCAAAGAGCAAAAAGGTTCAAGAGAAGCTATTTGCAAAAGAAGCAAAAAAAATCATCCATATTTCTGACTGTGTAAAAATAAAAAAAGAATGTAAAATTGAGAAAAGTCATGCTATTATAGACCGTGTGTGTTGTAATTATTTTTATAAACATATTAATGAATTTCATGAAGCAGATCAATATTATACAGTAGATAATAATTGTATTAGATGTGGTTTGTGTGCAAAAAGATGCCCGGTAAATAATATTACAATGACTAATGGTAAACCAAACTGGAATCATCATTGTGAATTATGTGCGGCATGTATTCAAAGTTGTCCAAAGAAGGCAATTGATTATAAAGGTGTGACGGGAAAAAGAAAACAATACTTAAATCCTAATGTAAAATTGTAG
- a CDS encoding P-loop NTPase fold protein, whose product MWYNAWESDYNEDALMPIINEIYNQDSFEDKKEEIKKKTVNLLKYVGKNITKKIITEKFGKEIEEVLNSIKEHGLNAEKLEEILRENPSNKYFDEFLQFKEVKDKFTGFLQELSSDKKIIFFIDELDRCRPTFSIETLEIIKHFFNINNFIFIIALDMEQLSYSVKTIYGKNMDTCGYLRRFFDLHFKIPKPKVIDYVEFVLKNNNLNIKNYNFIENISNIFDKLGLSLREINSILKNYQLVLDTSLRPYIENNEYLVLEVYLYLITLKYKEPYYYNVILYKSFIQEGNSPGNLLENPIAIPKNIFEPTPNIKKFS is encoded by the coding sequence TTGTGGTATAATGCATGGGAAAGTGATTATAATGAAGATGCCTTAATGCCTATTATTAATGAAATATATAACCAAGATTCATTTGAAGATAAAAAAGAGGAAATAAAAAAGAAGACTGTAAATCTGCTTAAATATGTTGGAAAAAATATTACAAAAAAAATTATTACAGAGAAATTTGGTAAAGAAATTGAAGAAGTATTAAATTCAATAAAAGAACATGGTTTGAATGCTGAAAAATTAGAAGAGATACTGAGAGAAAATCCTAGCAATAAATATTTTGATGAGTTTTTGCAATTTAAAGAAGTAAAAGATAAGTTTACTGGTTTTCTTCAAGAGTTAAGTAGTGATAAAAAAATTATATTTTTTATAGATGAATTAGATAGATGCAGACCAACTTTTTCCATTGAAACTTTAGAAATAATTAAACATTTTTTTAATATAAATAATTTTATTTTTATAATAGCTCTTGATATGGAACAATTAAGTTATTCAGTAAAAACAATATATGGAAAAAACATGGACACTTGTGGTTATTTAAGACGTTTTTTTGATTTACATTTTAAAATTCCCAAACCTAAAGTAATAGATTATGTGGAATTTGTACTTAAAAATAATAATTTAAATATCAAAAATTATAATTTTATCGAAAATATTTCAAACATTTTTGATAAATTAGGTCTTTCACTAAGGGAAATTAATTCTATTTTAAAAAATTATCAATTAGTTTTAGATACATCTTTAAGACCGTATATAGAAAATAATGAATATTTAGTTTTGGAGGTATATTTATATTTAATAACCTTAAAATATAAAGAACCATACTATTATAATGTAATTTTATACAAAAGTTTTATTCAAGAAGGTAATAGTCCTGGAAATTTATTAGAAAACCCAATAGCTATTCCTAAAAATATATTTGAACCAACACCAAATATTAAAAAATTTTCTTGA
- a CDS encoding alpha/beta hydrolase encodes MILRGNTFSKILEMETGITVVTPNEIVEEGKYKVAYMLHGLCGRNGDLADYTMLPAFANDYNIIFIMLEVARSFYTDMKYGLKYFSYITEELPMICKSIFNISSKREDTIIMGASMGGYGALKCALSKPEQYGYCCAFSSACLYLKEGLDMQRLYGHTEEFKQTYGEQTVNDFYAAFGPELEWSSKYEIMDLAKKINHKETKPIIYATCGTKDFMREFNIRFKKDMSMLDFDFTFEEWEGAHDWYFFNESIRKALQHVSLK; translated from the coding sequence ATGATATTACGAGGAAATACATTTTCTAAAATACTTGAAATGGAAACAGGAATTACAGTTGTTACACCGAATGAAATTGTAGAGGAAGGTAAATATAAAGTAGCATATATGTTGCATGGTCTTTGTGGAAGAAATGGAGACTTAGCAGATTATACCATGTTGCCTGCATTTGCAAATGATTATAATATTATATTTATCATGCTAGAAGTGGCAAGAAGCTTTTATACAGATATGAAATACGGATTGAAATATTTCAGCTATATAACAGAAGAACTTCCTATGATATGTAAAAGTATTTTTAATATATCATCAAAAAGAGAAGATACTATCATCATGGGGGCATCAATGGGTGGCTATGGGGCTTTAAAATGTGCTTTATCAAAACCAGAACAATATGGATATTGTTGTGCATTTTCATCGGCTTGTTTATATCTGAAAGAAGGCTTAGATATGCAAAGACTATATGGCCATACTGAAGAATTCAAACAAACTTATGGTGAGCAAACGGTAAATGATTTTTATGCAGCTTTTGGCCCTGAACTAGAGTGGAGTTCAAAATATGAAATTATGGACTTGGCCAAGAAGATCAATCATAAGGAAACGAAACCAATCATCTATGCAACATGTGGAACAAAAGATTTTATGAGAGAGTTTAACATTCGATTTAAGAAAGATATGAGCATGCTTGATTTTGATTTTACTTTTGAAGAATGGGAAGGCGCACATGATTGGTATTTCTTCAATGAATCTATTAGGAAAGCTTTGCAACATGTTTCGTTGAAATAA
- a CDS encoding secondary thiamine-phosphate synthase enzyme YjbQ, with protein MNTNLFQFSIATKKPQEFVDITYLMNQAIEKSKVQNGIAVIYCPHTTAGITINENADPDVVRDMIVALDKVFPIEGDYRHIEGNSHAHLKSSYMGAEKTIIINEGKPLLGTWQSVYFCEFDGPRSRKVFIKIMAD; from the coding sequence ATGAATACAAATTTATTTCAATTTTCAATTGCAACAAAAAAGCCTCAAGAATTTGTAGATATTACATATCTGATGAACCAAGCTATAGAAAAGTCAAAGGTTCAAAATGGTATAGCAGTTATTTATTGTCCCCATACGACAGCAGGGATTACCATTAATGAAAATGCGGATCCTGATGTAGTAAGGGATATGATTGTAGCGCTTGATAAGGTATTTCCAATAGAAGGGGATTATAGGCACATTGAGGGAAATTCTCATGCGCATTTAAAATCATCCTATATGGGAGCAGAAAAGACGATTATCATAAATGAAGGAAAACCTCTTTTAGGGACTTGGCAGAGTGTATATTTTTGTGAATTTGATGGACCTAGAAGTAGAAAAGTATTTATTAAGATTATGGCAGATTGA
- a CDS encoding NUDIX hydrolase, translating into MKYCYCPKCGGRLINKMHDKNRPVCSKCGFIFYQNPVVGVAAIVIKDDKILLGRRTNSYRGEWCIPCGYVEWDEDVYEAAKREFLEETGLIIDINRVYNVHSNFHNPEKQTVGIWFVAKAIGGNLKADDDLDKVGYFYFDELPKLAFPTDEKIIHQLYVEGLIK; encoded by the coding sequence ATGAAATATTGTTATTGTCCAAAGTGTGGAGGAAGATTAATCAATAAGATGCATGATAAGAATAGGCCAGTATGTAGTAAATGTGGTTTTATTTTTTATCAAAATCCAGTTGTGGGTGTAGCTGCTATTGTCATAAAAGATGATAAAATTTTATTGGGAAGAAGAACAAATAGTTATAGAGGTGAGTGGTGTATTCCTTGTGGATATGTGGAGTGGGATGAAGATGTTTATGAGGCAGCAAAGAGAGAATTTTTAGAAGAGACTGGGTTAATCATTGATATTAATAGGGTTTATAATGTTCATTCAAATTTTCATAATCCTGAAAAGCAAACAGTAGGAATTTGGTTTGTAGCAAAAGCTATAGGTGGAAATTTAAAAGCAGATGATGATTTAGATAAAGTTGGGTACTTTTATTTTGATGAATTACCAAAACTTGCTTTTCCAACTGATGAAAAAATTATCCATCAACTTTATGTTGAAGGATTAATAAAGTAA
- a CDS encoding helix-turn-helix domain-containing protein, which produces MGLSQEAFAKKIGLTRNAINNYELGITQPSRKTLLKLVKIIDKDYLCDHQ; this is translated from the coding sequence TTGGGATTATCACAAGAAGCGTTTGCTAAAAAGATTGGATTGACTAGAAATGCTATTAATAATTATGAATTAGGAATAACACAACCATCAAGAAAAACTTTATTAAAATTAGTAAAAATTATTGATAAGGACTACTTGTGTGATCATCAATGA
- a CDS encoding ATP-dependent DNA helicase has product MSSRPKKLFHYHKKEEFSVELAEWIGQVFYDILPEHGYEVREEQIFTAFQLADAVCNKKVHLAEAGLGTGKTFAYLLTAIGYARFSGKPVVIACASTALQEQLAGLNGDIQILSHILGLEIDARMAKDPRQYICDVRVNEYKKSNTMSDEINQWLGKTNRGERSEMPLVSDRVWKQIGWDESMSCDLCSSRGFCKLVKAREYYRHTRDLIIADHEIFFDDLWTRDERIADGKLPILPSYSAVIFDEGHKVILPAAMRAGRQIIKEDIDNIISTLEGIQGARESLISIVLSLEEACSDFFIKLSHCVIADKRSDRLALRVEGTLLKAADTFRKALDRLLLEIQIEQELYLESLPTSLLQTYETQIERAMMALDSFGRNKSRDVITWVDQLDGSFWVVPRNLSKMLDIHLFQKGLPVVFTSATLSNEGDFSYFTRTLGLKKPSCSTVGSSFDIEKQVVVYLPECGSNDCEDVRFSLGIKKLVSLLKLNGGRALVLTNSLDEVRKIRMALEDYQLPFEVLWEDRGERGYLVRKFREEVSSVLIGASFWEGIDVPGEALSLLIVWQLPFPSLDPLIEVQRKEAKEEGFDPMMTVDYPEMGLILKQGCGRLIRTKDDRGSIVIMESVIGAPWEKVVMGALPPGARIRKIEDLL; this is encoded by the coding sequence ATGTCTTCAAGACCAAAAAAACTATTTCATTACCATAAAAAAGAAGAATTTTCAGTTGAATTGGCCGAATGGATTGGCCAGGTTTTTTACGATATTCTTCCAGAACACGGATATGAAGTCCGTGAGGAACAAATATTTACTGCCTTTCAACTTGCAGATGCAGTTTGCAATAAAAAAGTTCACTTAGCTGAAGCTGGACTCGGTACAGGAAAAACATTCGCCTACTTACTCACAGCAATCGGCTATGCTCGCTTCAGTGGGAAACCTGTAGTGATTGCATGTGCCTCCACAGCACTCCAAGAACAGTTGGCAGGACTTAATGGAGATATTCAGATCCTTTCTCATATACTTGGACTAGAGATAGATGCACGAATGGCCAAGGATCCACGTCAGTATATCTGCGATGTGCGAGTAAATGAATATAAGAAATCAAATACAATGTCTGATGAGATTAATCAATGGTTAGGGAAAACTAATCGCGGTGAACGTTCAGAAATGCCACTTGTATCGGATCGTGTGTGGAAGCAGATTGGGTGGGATGAGTCTATGTCCTGTGATCTGTGTTCTAGCCGTGGGTTTTGTAAACTTGTTAAGGCCAGGGAATATTATCGACATACCAGGGACTTAATTATTGCTGATCATGAAATTTTTTTTGATGACCTATGGACACGAGATGAACGAATTGCTGATGGTAAATTGCCTATCCTCCCTAGTTATTCGGCAGTCATTTTTGATGAGGGGCATAAAGTTATACTTCCAGCAGCCATGCGGGCAGGACGACAAATTATTAAGGAGGATATAGATAACATTATCAGCACCCTAGAAGGAATCCAGGGAGCTAGGGAATCCTTAATTTCAATTGTACTTTCTTTGGAAGAAGCTTGTTCTGATTTTTTTATAAAACTTAGTCATTGTGTGATTGCAGATAAGCGTTCAGATCGATTAGCACTTCGCGTAGAGGGTACACTACTTAAAGCAGCGGATACTTTTCGTAAGGCTTTAGATCGTCTGCTCCTTGAGATACAAATCGAACAAGAACTATACCTAGAATCTCTACCTACAAGTTTGCTACAAACATACGAAACTCAAATAGAAAGGGCAATGATGGCATTAGACAGCTTCGGTAGAAATAAAAGTAGGGATGTTATCACTTGGGTAGATCAACTGGATGGTAGCTTTTGGGTAGTTCCACGGAATTTAAGTAAAATGCTAGATATACATTTGTTTCAGAAGGGATTACCTGTGGTGTTTACTTCTGCAACCTTAAGCAATGAAGGTGATTTTAGTTACTTTACACGTACTCTTGGGTTAAAAAAACCATCCTGCTCTACGGTTGGAAGTTCCTTTGATATTGAAAAACAAGTTGTTGTCTATTTGCCCGAGTGCGGGTCAAATGATTGTGAAGATGTTAGGTTTTCCCTTGGCATTAAAAAATTAGTATCTTTATTAAAGCTGAATGGGGGGCGAGCTCTAGTACTTACCAACTCCCTAGATGAAGTTCGGAAAATTAGAATGGCCTTAGAGGACTATCAGCTACCCTTTGAGGTTTTATGGGAGGATAGAGGAGAGCGGGGATACCTTGTTCGGAAATTTCGAGAGGAAGTGTCATCTGTACTGATTGGTGCTAGTTTTTGGGAGGGAATTGATGTGCCTGGCGAGGCATTATCCCTTCTTATAGTTTGGCAGCTTCCTTTTCCGTCTCTAGATCCTTTAATTGAAGTACAACGTAAAGAGGCAAAGGAAGAAGGATTTGATCCAATGATGACAGTAGATTATCCTGAAATGGGGCTCATATTAAAACAAGGATGTGGTAGGTTAATTAGGACAAAGGATGACCGAGGGTCAATCGTTATCATGGAGTCTGTAATAGGAGCCCCCTGGGAAAAAGTTGTTATGGGTGCTCTACCCCCTGGAGCCAGAATAAGAAAAATAGAAGACCTACTGTGA
- a CDS encoding helix-turn-helix domain-containing protein, whose translation MKLTKMIDKNYLCDDQYLQFILSDYPSTIKQWRENHHLSLRQAAKILSVSSSAVNSWEKGIYTIDRKSYEKIKKHIEV comes from the coding sequence TTGAAACTAACAAAAATGATTGATAAAAACTATTTGTGTGATGATCAATATCTTCAATTCATTTTATCAGATTATCCAAGTACCATCAAGCAATGGAGAGAAAATCATCACTTAAGTTTGAGACAAGCTGCCAAAATTTTAAGTGTTAGTTCTAGTGCTGTTAACAGTTGGGAAAAGGGAATCTATACGATCGATCGAAAAAGCTATGAAAAGATAAAAAAGCATATTGAAGTTTAA
- a CDS encoding recombinase family protein, with protein MKAAIYSRKSKFTGKGDSVENQVQMCKEYAKIHGITSYIIYEDEGFSGGTTNRPMFQKMLKDARTKKFNMLICYRLDRISRNIADFARLIEELQEYNIDFISIREQFDTSTPMGRAMMNIAAVFAQLERETIAERIRDNMLELSKSGHWLGGQAPLGYTSKKITYLDEEFKQRNMYQLSSVQEELQTVKLIFNKYLETKSLSQVSKYLLSNHIKGKNGGNLSKKSIHNILTNPVYVKANNKIFDYLQDLGVTTAGKPNGEYGILTYNKNQKGKKQDFSQWIAAIGKHKGIIHPNHWLFVQEILKVNKEKAPRIGTSHTALLTGILKCGKCGSGMRVTYGNKIKGTNLRTYYYTCSLKNNSGKTRCDNKNVRGDELEKIVIKKLKAFNKGTLLKELKEIKKKNEQFNTHSHEIISINNQINTKKSAIQNLIKQLSENENSMAASYLIREIEKLDKECKQLEKKLEHKKNIEKVSDEKNINIDLIIHSLENFNALFDTLKHIDDKRTLISCLARKITWDGMNGHVKIFLWGSPQK; from the coding sequence ATGAAAGCTGCAATCTACAGTAGAAAAAGTAAATTTACTGGTAAAGGTGATTCTGTTGAAAATCAAGTGCAGATGTGTAAAGAATATGCCAAAATCCATGGTATTACATCATATATTATATATGAAGATGAAGGCTTTTCTGGAGGTACTACCAATAGACCTATGTTTCAAAAAATGCTTAAGGATGCAAGAACAAAAAAATTTAATATGCTTATATGTTATAGACTTGACCGTATTAGCAGAAATATTGCAGATTTTGCTCGTTTGATTGAAGAACTTCAGGAATATAATATTGACTTTATTAGTATTCGGGAACAGTTTGACACTTCTACTCCTATGGGTCGCGCTATGATGAATATTGCAGCAGTATTTGCTCAGCTTGAGCGTGAAACTATTGCTGAAAGAATACGAGATAATATGTTAGAACTCTCAAAATCTGGACATTGGCTTGGGGGACAAGCGCCATTAGGATATACGAGTAAGAAAATTACTTATTTAGATGAAGAGTTTAAACAAAGAAACATGTATCAATTATCTTCTGTACAAGAAGAGCTACAAACTGTAAAATTAATTTTTAATAAATACCTTGAAACCAAATCTTTATCACAAGTAAGTAAATATCTATTGTCAAATCATATAAAAGGTAAAAATGGAGGAAACTTAAGTAAAAAAAGCATTCATAATATTTTAACAAATCCTGTATATGTAAAGGCAAATAATAAAATTTTTGATTATCTTCAAGATTTGGGCGTCACTACAGCTGGTAAACCAAATGGAGAATATGGCATTCTTACTTATAATAAAAATCAAAAAGGAAAAAAGCAAGATTTCTCTCAATGGATAGCAGCTATAGGAAAACATAAAGGAATAATTCATCCTAATCATTGGCTTTTCGTACAAGAAATACTTAAAGTAAATAAAGAAAAAGCTCCTCGCATAGGAACATCTCACACAGCACTTCTTACGGGAATATTGAAATGTGGAAAATGTGGAAGCGGCATGCGTGTAACCTATGGCAATAAAATAAAAGGGACGAATCTTCGGACCTATTATTATACATGCAGTTTAAAAAATAACTCTGGAAAAACAAGATGTGATAATAAAAATGTCCGTGGAGATGAATTAGAAAAGATTGTTATCAAAAAATTAAAAGCTTTCAACAAAGGTACACTACTAAAGGAATTAAAAGAAATTAAAAAGAAAAATGAGCAATTTAATACACATTCTCATGAAATAATATCTATAAACAATCAAATCAATACAAAGAAGTCTGCTATTCAAAATTTAATTAAACAACTATCTGAAAATGAAAACAGTATGGCTGCAAGCTATTTGATTAGAGAAATTGAAAAATTAGATAAAGAATGTAAGCAGTTAGAAAAAAAACTTGAGCATAAAAAAAATATAGAAAAAGTCTCGGATGAAAAAAATATAAACATTGATTTAATCATTCATTCGTTAGAAAATTTTAATGCCTTATTTGATACTTTAAAACATATTGATGATAAAAGAACTCTCATTAGCTGTCTAGCTCGTAAGATTACATGGGATGGAATGAATGGTCATGTGAAAATTTTTTTATGGGGATCTCCCCAAAAATAA
- a CDS encoding dynamin family protein: MNEIRKTTDRTVFLLNEVSRYLEGLNLSSKSKRLKEMGDRLKKGHTVAVVCGEFKRGKSSFINALIEEPKLCPVDIDITTSLVTQIKHSKKENARVYFTKQSRKKTIEIELAEIQEFVTEQRNKGNQKEVELVDVSIKNDFLDKYSLVLVDTPGVGSLNEKHSEVTYAYLAFADVLLFVSDVTAPLTTSELDFIKRAKKFCSNIFFILSKTDISPDWEVIEQENRKKLKEIFKEREIRIFPVSSSNKLDYLESKDEDSLEDSNFTELEQELGRELRGSIIRNMLSVPLEEGQNEVTTMMNKLTIEYNSCCGENKQKIEDIKNELLKSQEKLKGFQKTNAKWRTILNDIKSDINYEVSVVMKDEYNILQKNLMEMLKNKEFRNNEEEINNFVKNAVIDITKETNDVINNSMGEIQNKLVLEGGLDIDIPLFSLESINTKIINQGNWKDNRTGFKKAKEFGRAIGIGGMVVGGLATVATLASGGTLFPAVASLIGASTLNTAYVAAGAAIGYVDYKDNLTNKEQANAIKFCKQYLQELQREMTQNLRKQLEGSFRYVRDHVEEKIKENIDLTKKTINEINYNLKLEASEAEKQSKNLKMKIEKIKNLSEEINKTITEVQSI; encoded by the coding sequence ATGAATGAAATAAGAAAAACGACAGATAGAACAGTATTCTTACTTAATGAAGTGTCACGCTATTTAGAAGGGTTGAATCTTTCTAGTAAAAGTAAACGTTTAAAAGAAATGGGGGATAGATTAAAAAAAGGACATACAGTGGCAGTAGTTTGTGGAGAGTTCAAAAGAGGTAAGTCTAGTTTTATTAATGCATTAATTGAGGAGCCTAAGCTATGTCCAGTAGATATAGATATTACAACAAGCCTAGTTACACAAATAAAACATAGTAAAAAAGAAAATGCAAGAGTATATTTTACTAAACAATCAAGAAAAAAAACAATAGAAATTGAATTAGCTGAAATACAAGAATTTGTCACAGAACAAAGAAACAAAGGAAATCAAAAGGAGGTAGAGCTTGTAGATGTAAGCATTAAAAATGATTTTTTAGATAAATATTCTTTAGTATTAGTAGATACTCCTGGGGTAGGGAGCTTAAATGAAAAGCATTCAGAGGTAACATATGCATATTTAGCATTTGCAGATGTACTGCTATTTGTAAGTGATGTAACAGCACCCCTTACTACTAGTGAATTGGATTTTATTAAAAGAGCAAAAAAATTTTGTTCAAATATTTTCTTTATATTATCAAAAACCGATATATCTCCTGATTGGGAAGTTATAGAGCAGGAGAATAGAAAAAAGTTAAAAGAAATATTTAAAGAAAGGGAGATAAGAATATTTCCAGTTTCAAGTAGTAATAAATTAGATTATTTAGAATCAAAAGATGAAGATAGCTTAGAAGATAGTAATTTTACAGAATTAGAACAAGAACTGGGAAGAGAATTAAGAGGAAGCATTATAAGAAATATGCTATCAGTACCATTGGAAGAAGGACAAAATGAGGTAACGACAATGATGAATAAATTGACTATAGAATATAATTCTTGCTGTGGAGAGAATAAACAAAAAATTGAAGATATAAAAAATGAATTATTAAAATCACAAGAGAAACTAAAAGGTTTTCAAAAAACAAATGCAAAATGGAGAACTATTTTGAATGATATTAAAAGTGATATTAATTATGAAGTGAGTGTTGTTATGAAAGATGAATACAATATTTTACAGAAAAATTTAATGGAGATGTTAAAGAATAAAGAATTTCGTAATAATGAAGAAGAGATAAATAATTTTGTAAAAAATGCAGTAATCGATATTACTAAGGAGACAAATGATGTAATAAATAATTCTATGGGTGAGATTCAGAATAAATTAGTGCTTGAAGGTGGATTAGATATAGACATTCCTTTATTTTCTTTAGAAAGTATAAATACTAAAATTATAAATCAGGGAAATTGGAAAGATAATCGTACTGGATTTAAAAAAGCAAAGGAGTTTGGTAGAGCCATAGGTATTGGGGGTATGGTGGTAGGTGGACTTGCTACTGTTGCTACCCTTGCATCTGGAGGAACATTATTTCCAGCAGTAGCATCTTTAATAGGAGCTTCTACATTAAATACGGCATATGTTGCAGCTGGTGCAGCTATTGGTTATGTAGATTATAAAGATAATCTTACAAACAAAGAACAAGCAAATGCAATAAAATTTTGCAAACAGTATTTACAAGAGCTACAAAGAGAAATGACTCAGAATCTGAGAAAACAATTAGAAGGTTCATTTAGATATGTTAGAGATCATGTTGAAGAAAAAATAAAAGAAAATATAGACTTAACTAAAAAAACTATCAATGAAATAAACTACAACTTAAAACTAGAAGCATCAGAAGCTGAAAAGCAATCGAAGAATCTAAAAATGAAGATAGAAAAAATAAAAAATTTATCAGAAGAGATAAATAAAACAATTACAGAGGTGCAATCTATATGA